Below is a window of Enterobacter kobei DNA.
ACCTGATGTGTCCGTTCGCTAAGGGCGGTAAAGTCGGTCTGTTCGGTGGTGCGGGTGTAGGTAAAACCGTAAACATGATGGAGCTGATCCGTAACATCGCGATCGAGCACTCCGGTTATTCCGTGTTTGCGGGCGTGGGTGAACGTACTCGTGAGGGTAACGACTTCTACCACGAAATGACTGACTCCAACGTTCTGGACAAAGTATCCCTGGTTTACGGTCAGATGAACGAGCCACCGGGAAACCGTCTGCGCGTTGCGCTGACCGGCCTGACCATGGCTGAGAAGTTCCGTGACGAAGGTCGTGACGTTCTGCTGTTCGTTGATAACATCTATCGTTATACCCTGGCCGGTACGGAAGTATCCGCACTGCTGGGTCGTATGCCTTCTGCGGTAGGTTACCAGCCGACCCTGGCAGAAGAGATGGGTGTGTTGCAGGAACGTATCACCTCCACCAAAACCGGTTCTATCACCTCCGTTCAGGCGGTATACGTACCTGCGGATGACTTGACTGACCCGTCACCAGCCACCACCTTTGCGCACTTAGACGCAACCGTGGTACTGAGCCGTCAGATCGCGTCTCTGGGTATCTACCCGGCCGTTGACCCGCTGGATTCCACCAGCCGTCAGCTGGACCCGCTGGTTGTTGGTCAGGAACATTACGACACCGCGCGTGGCGTACAGTCCCTGCTGCAACGTTACCAGGAACTGAAAGACATCATCGCCATCCTGGGTATGGATGAGCTGTCTGAAGAAGACAAACTGGTGGTAGCTCGCGCACGTAAGATCCAGCGCTTCCTGTCCCAGCCGTTCTTCGTGGCAGAAGTATTTACCGGTTCTCCGGGCAAATACGTCTCCCTGAAAGACACCATCCGTGGCTTTAAAGGCATCATGGAAGGCGAATACGATCACCTGCCAGAGCAGGCGTTCTACATGGTTGGTTCCATCGACGAAGCCGTGGAAAAAGCCAAAAAACTTTAACGCCTTAATCGGAGGGTGATATGGCAATGACTTACCACCTGGACGTCGTCAGCGCCGAGCAACAAA
It encodes the following:
- the atpD gene encoding F0F1 ATP synthase subunit beta, with the protein product MATGKIVQVIGAVVDVEFPQDAVPRVYDALEVQNGNESLVLEVQQQLGGGIVRTIAMGSSDGLRRGLEVKDLQHPIEVPVGKATLGRIMNVLGQPIDMKGDIGEEERWAIHRAAPSYEELSSSQELLETGIKVIDLMCPFAKGGKVGLFGGAGVGKTVNMMELIRNIAIEHSGYSVFAGVGERTREGNDFYHEMTDSNVLDKVSLVYGQMNEPPGNRLRVALTGLTMAEKFRDEGRDVLLFVDNIYRYTLAGTEVSALLGRMPSAVGYQPTLAEEMGVLQERITSTKTGSITSVQAVYVPADDLTDPSPATTFAHLDATVVLSRQIASLGIYPAVDPLDSTSRQLDPLVVGQEHYDTARGVQSLLQRYQELKDIIAILGMDELSEEDKLVVARARKIQRFLSQPFFVAEVFTGSPGKYVSLKDTIRGFKGIMEGEYDHLPEQAFYMVGSIDEAVEKAKKL